In one window of Mytilus galloprovincialis chromosome 6, xbMytGall1.hap1.1, whole genome shotgun sequence DNA:
- the LOC143080836 gene encoding uncharacterized protein LOC143080836 isoform X2 gives MFNMLPLRKLIVSLPRSQIRFYRASVAESESVCREQYHEFDKSMDRSKFTTIEGTQGQVDNLTIQDSKRALEEAIDYSVHGPSVQGIQGGHDDLVDVLYNEKPESDIVKSDANVEAFNCHSSLNLHGCMQSNVPQPFTTSCEHYDSPCNIPGSGVLQKQKYINDAMSGFHPSRQYHTTNSHFKTFDQSSAQQESYPDPQGIQGDDCTLELWMETCMRYNLPNCQDQFVNIKEGRKTLKEVFAEQELMLKEIAENYTSNTKASLSAELQIDTDGPCPQGIQGDDCARYQLWLENCQRFSFGECKDQLTGIKSGRKNLAQILAEQDAQIKQAVAHYYQKRSYSTSSSSNQNGSEVGRDVQSQTNPGKLSNKDRLKRAVKEYGSTVIVFHVGISVISLGGFYLAVSRYFYKVELIWYHC, from the coding sequence ATGTTTAATATGTTGCCCTTAAGAAAATTAATAGTTTCATTACCTCGCTCTCAAATAAGATTTTACAGAGCATCTGTAGCTGAGAGCGAATCAGTTTGTCGAGAACAGTACCATGAGTTTGACAAAAGCATGGATCGTTCGAAGTTCACAACTATCGAAGGAACCCAAGGACAAGTGGACAATTTGACAATTCAGGATTCCAAGAGAGCATTGGAAGAAGCAATAGACTATTCTGTACATGGACCCAGTGTTCAGGGAATTCAAGGTGGACATGATGACTTGGTAGACGTTTTGTACAATGAAAAGCCAGAGTCAGATATAGTAAAATCTGATGCTAATGTTGAGGCGTTTAACTGCCATAGTAGTTTGAATTTACATGGATGTATGCAGTCTAATGTACCACAGCCATTCACAACTAGTTGTGAACACTATGATTCTCCTTGTAATATTCCAGGCAGTGGGGTATTACAGaagcaaaaatatataaatgatgcTATGAGTGGTTTTCATCCGTCAAGACAATATCACACAACTAATTcacatttcaaaacatttgatCAATCTTCAGCTCAGCAGGAGTCATATCCTGACCCACAAGGAATACAAGGAGATGATTGCACCCTAGAACTTTGGATGGAAACTTGCATGAGATACAACCTTCCTAATTGTCAAGACCAATTTGTTAATATTAAGGAAGGTAGAAAAACACTGAAGGAGGTGTTTGCTGAGCAAGAGTTAATGCTAAAAGAAATAGCAGAAAACTACACATCCAATACTAAAGCTAGCCTTTCTGCAGAATTACAAATTGACACTGATGGTCCATGCCCACAAGGGATACAAGGTGATGACTGTGCACGCTATCAGTTGTGGTTAGAAAATTGCCAGCGTTTTAGCTTCGGTGAATGTAAAGACCAGTTAACAGGAATAAAAAGTGGAAGAAAAAATCTAGCACAAATTTTGGCTGAACAGGATGCACAAATAAAACAGGCAGTTGCCCATTACTACCAGAAAAGAAGTTATTCAACATCCTCATCATCAAACCAAAACGGATCTGAGGTTGGTAGAGATGTGCAATCTCAAACAAACCCAGGGAAATTAAGTAATAAGGACCGTTTAAAAAGGGCAGTGAAAGAGTATGGTTCAACAGTTATAGTTTTCCATGTAGGAATATCTGTGATTTCTCTTGGAGGCTTTTATCTGGCTGTGTCAAGGTACTTTTATAAAG
- the LOC143080838 gene encoding uncharacterized protein LOC143080838 has protein sequence MRKMASGSRGLFEEFIVDTGQVSQITRAKSKIERMHEVRIKLKEEAKLDASSKRWIRVEGDVRDRMNAREYIIAMCQPCELYELPFNDKSREFLHEDNLEEIEKQTNACIELGDLNKVLIKGTDLAVTLAISSLENIIGQSNIETDGVIDSENDINKGAVAGPPSDWEKRLDSTFLRALSNASDGTCKFDDYHNTSAEVKMAILKTLNNEISDNVDENELFDHSGKQKSAGATSLHPIHIYGDDDLRDVTDSDNIQPEPVDTILEQLTDTVISPRKPSSKSNDTEEVKFLRNFGTSAGYSENIVDEGLLYVDDKTAPCEFLDILKQLKDSKKSENDDDTPMEISDGTPNKSSAFPPPPQVPEGDQGRRSLPKEYKKTLMKHMRAEEDGEMSVNELKKLNEERQKILKTQFESPSKQNSPRGEGSRRKKKNRKKNKKVGQNNNIVSIEKDIGENDEDETRVLEPYQSSSGEDCMIMDVEEASLPVYIQPSSPRAVNNYPQTQRQPIGPQPSPPRQANNYPPTQRQPLGPSDNYARNHFPVNPPQRQEPPSGPRELRYIVIDGSNVAMHHGRGKIFSCKGIQLCVDYFLKRGHTKVTCFVPAWRRYRPRHQNPISDQDILVELNERGLLEFTPARRLENKLISSYDDRYVVELAETVEGIIVSNDQYRDLMGEKYSWKKIIEERLLQYNFVGDILMIPDDPLGQHGPKLDLFLSKPSRQPSPLRKRHLSPKGTTGHQNMWNQPPPPLQQYPPPLMGMQPSLLGPLPNTNWQQQNNYQGQPQGQNNNFPWNNQGQVQNQFQTRNQGPYQNNSRFQGVGQTMPGQNRFPNQSPKKKKGVCNQKQSRPLRTKEKTQEVLKDLKDIFPESEAKILEVIDNHPSETDLTRLSNYVISALDK, from the exons ATGAGAAAGATGGCAAGTGGATCTAGAGGATTATTTGAAGAGTTTATAGTGGACACGGGACAAGTATCACAGATCACTCGCGCGAAATCAAAAATTGAAAGGATGCATGAAGTTAGAATAAAGTTGAAAGAAGAAGCAAAACTTGACGCGAGTAGCAAACGTTGGATACGAGTAGAAGGCGACGTGAGAGATAGAATGAATGCCAGG gaaTACATCATTGCAATGTGTCAACCATGTGAATTATACGAACTGCCTTTTAATGATAAATCTAGAGAATTTTTACATGAAGATAATTTAGAAGAAATTGAAAAGCAAACCAATGCTTGTATTGAACTGGGTGATTTAAACAAAGTACTGATTAAAGGAACTGATTTAGCAGTTACACTTGCAATATCTTCCTTAGAAAATATAATTGGCCAGTCAAATATAGAAACAGATGGGGTAATTGATTCTGAAAATGACATCAACAAAGGTGCCGTTGCCGGTCCTCCATCTGATTGGGAGAAAAGATTAGACAGCACATTTCTCAGAGCTTTGTCTAATGCAAGTGATGGTACATGTAAATTTGACGATTACCATAATACTTCTGCAGAAGTAAAAATGgctattttgaaaactttaaacaATGAAATAAGTGATAATGTTGATGAAAATGAACTGTTTGACCATAGTGGGAAACAAAAGTCAGCTGGTGCCACATCTCTTCACCCGATTCATATCTATGGTGATGATGACCTAAGAGATGTTACAGATAGTGATAATATACAACCAGAACCTGTGGATACAATATTAGAACAGCTGACAGATACAGTTATATCACCAAGAAAACCATCTTCTAAATCAAATGACACTGAAGAAGTtaaatttttaagaaattttggAACATCAGCCGGATATTCTGAAAACATAGTCGACGAAGGTTTATTGTATGTTGATGACAAAACAGCTCCATGTGAATTTCTTGACATACTGAAACAATTAAAAGACTCTAAAAAGTCAGAAAATGATGATGACACACCAATGGAAATTTCAGATGGAACTCCAAATAAGTCTTCAGCCTTTCCACCACCACCTCAAGTACCAGAAGGAGATCAAGGTCGTAGAAGTTTGCCTAAAGAATACAAGAAGACTCTTATGAAACACATGAGAGCTGAAGAAGACGGAGAAATGTCTGTTAATGAACTGAAAAAGTTGAATGAAGAGCgtcaaaaaattctaaaaaccCAATTTGAAAGTCCATCAAAACAAAACTCACCTAGGGGAGAGGGCAGtcgcagaaagaaaaaaaatcgaaagaaaaacaagaaagttGGTCAAAATAATAACATTGTTTCAATAGAAAAAGACATTGGGGAAAATGATGAGGATGAAACACGTGTATTAGAACCTTATCAGAGTAGTTCTGGAGAAGATTGTATGATAATGGACGTTGAAGAGGCATCTCTACCTGTATATATCCAACCTTCTTCTCCTCGTGCAGTAAATAATTATCCTCAAACACAGAGGCAGCCTATAGGTCCCCAACCTTCTCCTCCTCGTCAAGCAAATAATTATCCTCCAACACAGAGGCAGCCTTTAGGTCCATCAGATAACTATGCTAGGAATCATTTTCCTGTTAACCCTCCTCAACGCCAGGAGCCACCATCTGGTCCAAGAGAATTACGCTATATTGTTATAGATGGTAGTAATGTGGCTATGCA TCATGGACGAGGTAAAATATTTTCCTGCAAAGGTATACAGTTATGTGTTGATTACTTCCTTAAACGTGGTCATACTAAGGTAACATGTTTTGTTCCTGCATGGAGGCGATATAGACCTAGACATCAGAATCCAATATCTGACCAGGATATACTTGTAGAACTAAATGAGAGGGGTCTGTTGGAGTTTACTCCGGCCAGAAGATTGGAAAATAAGCTGATCAGCTCTTACGATGATAG ATACGTGGTAGAGTTAGCAGAAACAGTAGAGGGAATTATTGTATCTAACGATCAGTACAGAGATTTAATGGGTGAAAAATATAGttggaaaaaaatcattgaaGAAAG ATTACTCCAGTATAATTTTGTTGGTGATATATTGATGATACCAGATGATCCTCTTGGTCAACATGGACCTAAATTAGATTTATTCTTGTCAAAACCATCCAGACAACCATCTCCATTAAGAAAAAG aCATTTATCACCTAAAGGCACTACAGGTCATCAGAATATGTGGAATCAACCACCCCCTCCATTACAACAATATCCTCCCCCATTAATGGGCATGCAACCTTCATTGTTAGGACCCCTACCTAATACAAACTGGCAGCAACAAAATAATTATCAGGGACAACCTCAAGGACAGAACAACAATTTTCCTTGGAATAATCAGGGACAAGTTCAAAACCAATTTCAAACAAGGAATCAAGGACCGTATCAAAACAATTCAAGATTCCAAGGAGTAGGACAAACCATGCCAGGTCAAAACAGATTTCCTAATCAATCCCCCAAGAAAAAGAAGGGTGTGTGCAATCAAAAACAATCAAGGCCTCTACGGACCAAAGAAAAAACTCAAGAAGTTCTAAAGGATTTAAAGGATATTTTTCCAGAGTCAGAAGCCAAAATTTTGGAAGTGATTGATAACCATCCATCAGAAACAGATTTAACAAGACTGTCAAATTATGTGATAAGTGCATTAGATAAATGA
- the LOC143080839 gene encoding uncharacterized protein LOC143080839, with product MAQIGVRRFRDLRRLEKCGKQLLTRTSRLKPKDQHHNLLPCRTVSGSNQYRNRSQTMKSVTPTHNKKVQLVIFDKDGTLICFHSMWAPWSRKLAAKLETATGLNIEDKIFETLGFCSETETIQPGLLAEATTSIIKDELAKMLINEGVDEDEARGILDQNWEEGENKNPKHLKSVGDLKTLFEILKKNDIKIAVCTADNREGSLAGLAELGLKDYIDVLICGDDPHTEAKPAPHNAWKICKELGVDPKQTVMVGDTQTDILMSKRANLGLTVGVLSGVGGTSDLLPGADHVITDIQDLLPLVMPYEDWKDCYVYKTDERVLVEPHHYDEQITKKVPTTGKRKFSLVVFDFHGTLICLHTKSSKWTKAICKRFEEKTGLKIGPLIADTLGYCEMTKKVSEGVLSEGTWYEIKKSMVDVVRKQGIPYQEAVILTNQVIKECEHIWYQDSKTLNKDIKEFFQLLKNAGMKIAVSAADERDNVFKEFQNLGVMNYIDFLLCDGDPHAITPLGRHNIEFICEQLDIDPSETVLVGDATADFINVDTTKCIGVLTGVASKQQLEDHTDIIVESVDDVLDHVIGTSPSLPPQSPRQPSRQSAPMSMAGGPFSTIKRSFSTSTSRHYSTKSDISSVHDYVIVGAGSAGCVLANRLSANEENKVLVLEAGPKDYTWKIHMPAALMYNLCDDNYNWYYHTEPEKGMNDRVMYWPRGRVWGGSSSLNAMVYIRGNALDYDGWEKLGATSWSYADCLPYFRKAQCHELGENDYRGGSGPLHVSRGKNKNPLFQAFIDAGVEAGYPFTDDMNGYQQEGLGWMDMTIHKGLRWSAASAYLRPANKRNNLTAEVKALTNRIIFDNNRAVGVEYEQGGVVKRAMANKEVILSGGAINSPQLLMLSGIGNADDLNKLNIPVVQNLPGVGENLQDHLEVYVQYELTQPLSLYKAQWKFPHNMIRIGLQWFATQKGDGASAHLESGGFIRSRAGVEFPDIQFHFLPSTVNDHGRKMGDRHACQVHVGTLRPTSRGHIKLKSNNPRDHPKLVANYMSTQDDIEDMRNSVRLAREIFQQKAFQPYVGPELNPGSKVQSDAEIDEYVRRMGDSAYHPSCTCKMGSPSDTMTVVDPETKVLGIEGLRVVDASIMPAMVSGNLNGPTIMVAEKAADIILGNKPLPKSNAPVYRPKTLETQR from the exons atcaACACCACAATCTGCTACCATGCAGAACTGTGAGTGGGAGCAACCAGTACAGAAATAGATCCCAGACCATGAAGAGTGTGACGCCAACACACAATAAGAAAGTACAGCTAGTCATCTTTGATAAAGATGGAACTCTTATATGCTTTCATTCCATGTGGGCCCCATGGTCCAGAAAATTGGCTgcaaa gTTGGAAACTGCAACAGGGTTAAATATAGaagataaaatatttgaaacactTGGATTTTGTTCTGAAACTGAGACAATCCAACCAGGTCTCCTAGCAGAGGCAACAACATCTATTATCAAAGATGAACTAGCTAAAATGTTGATTAATGAAGGCGTTGACGAGGATGAGGCGAGAGGAATTCTTGATCAGAACTGGGAGGAAGGAGAaaataaaaatccaaaacatttaaaatctgtTGGTGACTTAAAGAcattgtttgaaatattaaaaaagaatgatATTAAAATTGCTGTTTGCACTGCGGACAATAGAGAAGGATCTTTAGCTGGTCTTGCAGAGCTAGGACTAAAAGATTACATTGATGTTCTTATCTGTGGGGACGATCCCCATACTGAAGCAAAACCAGCTCCACATAATGCATGGAAGATTTGCAAAGAATTGGGAGTTGATCCAAAACAGACTGTAATGGTTGGAGATACACAAACAGACATATTGATGTCTAAACGGGCAAACTTAGGTTTAACTGTTGGTGTTCTAAGTGGTGTCGGAGGCACTAGTGATTTATTACCGGGAGCTGATCATGTAATTACAGACATTCAGGATCTTCTTCCTTTAGTTATGCCATATGAAGATTGGAAAGATTGCTATGTATACAAAACAGATGAAAGAGTACTTGTCGAGCCACATCATTATGACGAACAAATTACTAAGAAAGTACCTACAACTGGCAAAAGAAAGTTCTCCCTGGTGGTGTTCGACTTTCATGGTACACTCATCTGCCTTCATACCAAGTCATCTAAATGGACCAAAGCCATTTGTAAAAG ATTTGAAGAGAAAACTGGGTTAAAAATTGGACCACTTATTGCAGACACACTTGGGTATTGTGAAATGACGAAGAAAGTTTCTGAAGGTGTTCTATCAGAGGGAACTTGGTATGAAATTAAAAAGTCAATGGTGGATGTTGTGAGAAAGCAAGGAATTCCATATCAAGAAGCTGTTATCCTCACAAACCAAGTTATAAAAGAATGTGAACATATTTGGTATCAGGACTCAAAAACTCTCAACAAAGATATCAAAgaattttttcaacttttaaaaaatgctgGTATGAAAATTGCTGTTTCAGCTGCAGACGAAAGAGATAATGTCTTCAAAGAATTTCAAAACTTAGGGGTTATGAATTATATAGATTTCCTTCTATGTGATGGTGATCCTCATGCTATTACTCCACTTGGTAGACATAATATAGAGTTTATATGTGAGCAATTAGATATTGATCCATCTGAAACCGTTCTTGTCGGTGATGCTACAGCCGATTTTATAAATGTGGACACTACAAAATGTATTGGTGTTTTAACTGGTGTAGCATCAAAGCAACAGCTAGAAGATCATACTGATATTATCGTAGAATCTGTTGATGACGTACTTGACCATGTCATTGGTACATCACCGTCTCTTCCTCCGCAATCACCTAGGCAACCATCACGTCAATCTGCTCCAATGTCTATGGCTGGTGGGCCTTTTTCTACAATCAAAAGATCGTTTTCTACCAGTACTTCCAGACATTACAGTACAAAATCTGACATAAGTAGCGTTCACGATTATGTTATCGTAGGAGCTGGGTCTGCTGGCTGTGTTTTAGCCAATCGATTGTCAGCTAATGAAGAGAACAAAGTATTGGTTCTGGAAGCTGGACCAAAAGATTACACATGGAAAATACACATGCCTGCAGCATTGATGTATAACCTGTGTGATGATAATTATAATTGGTACTATCATACAGAGCCAGAAAAAGGAATGAATGATCGTGTAATGTACTGGCCAAGAGGAAGAGTATGGGGAGGATCATCCTCTTTGAATGCCATGGTGTACATCAGGGGGAATGCATTAGATTATGACGGTTGGGAAAAGTTAGGCGCTACTTCTTGGTCTTATGCGGACTGCCTACCATATTTCAGGAAAGCTCAGTGTCATGAATTAGGAGAAAACGATTATAGAGGTGGCAGTGGTCCATTACATGTGTCTAGGGGAAAGAACAAAAATCCACTATTCCAAGCTTTTATAGATGCTGGGGTAGAAGCTGGTTACCCTTTCACTGATGATATGAATGGGTACCAGCAGGAAGGACTTGGATGGATGGATATGACAATTCATAAAGGATTACGTTGGAGTGCAGCATCGGCATATCTACGTCCtgcaaataaaagaaacaatttgacaGCAGAAGTTAAAGCATTAACCAATAGAATTATTTTTGACAATAATCGTGCAGTAGGGGTGGAATATGAACAAGGTGGTGTTGTGAAAAGAGCAATGGCAAACAAGGAAGTAATATTAAGTGGTGGAGCGATAAATTCACCACAGCTTTTGATGTTATCTGGAATAGGAAATGCAGATGACTTAAACAAACTGAACATACCAGTGGTACAGAATTTACCTGGCGTTGGAGAAAACCTACAGGATCATTTAGAAGTCTATGTACAATATGAACTTACTCAGCCTTTATCTTTATATAAAGCACAATGGAAATTTCCTCACAACATGATCCGCATAGGTCTACAATGGTTTGCAACACAAAAAGGAGATGGTGCATCAGCACATTTAGAGTCTGGAGGATTTATAAGAAGTAGAGCAGGAGTAGAGTTTCCAGATATTCAATTTCATTTCTTACCTTCTACAGTAAACGACCATGGAAGGAAAATGGGGGACAGACATGCATGTCAGGTTCATGTCGGAACATTAAGACCAACAAGTCGAGGTCACATAAAACTGAAAAGTAATAATCCAAGAGATCACCCAAAACTTGTTGCTAATTATATGTCTACTCAGGATGATATTGAAGATATGAGAAATAGTGTAAGATTGGCAAGGGAAATATTCCAACAGAAAGCTTTCCAACCTTATGTAGGACCAGAACTTAATCCAGGATCCAAAGTTCAGTCTGATGCTGAAATAGACGAATATGTTCGTAGAATGGGGGATAGTGCATATCACCCATCATGTACGTGTAAAATGGGATCACCTTCAGATACAATGACAGTGGTTGATCCAGAAACCAAAGTTCTAGGTATAGAAGGATTAAGAGTTGTAGATGCTTCTATAATGCCTGCAATGGTTAGTGGAAATTTAAATGGACCAACAATTATGGTTGCTGAGAAAGCAGCAGACATTATCCTTGGAAACAAACCTTTACCAAAATCTAACGCTCCAGTGTATCGACCGAAAACTTTAGAAACACAAAGGTGA